The proteins below come from a single Streptomyces sp. SCSIO 75703 genomic window:
- a CDS encoding class II aldolase/adducin family protein, translating to MTDNRGDRPATPRDWETLVTFARRTVADGLVVGTSGNVSVRVGDTVLVTPSGVPYDRLTPDDVTGVDLDGRQVLGTLVPTSELPLHLAVYRTTDARAVVHTHALYATAVSTLVTELPPVHYMAAALGGPVRVAPYAPYGTGELARAMLTALDGRSGCLLANHGTITHGAGLDEAYDRTAQLEWMCRLWLTASAVPGRTPALLTEPQLADAARRLRGYGRR from the coding sequence ATGACGGACAACAGGGGCGACCGGCCGGCTACACCTCGGGACTGGGAGACACTTGTCACCTTCGCCCGGCGCACGGTCGCCGACGGACTGGTCGTCGGCACCTCCGGGAACGTCTCGGTCCGGGTCGGTGACACCGTGCTCGTCACCCCCTCCGGCGTGCCCTACGACCGGCTCACGCCCGACGACGTGACCGGCGTCGACCTCGACGGCCGCCAGGTCCTCGGCACACTGGTCCCCACCAGCGAACTCCCCCTCCACCTCGCCGTCTACCGCACCACCGACGCCCGCGCCGTCGTCCACACCCACGCCCTGTACGCCACCGCGGTCTCCACCCTCGTCACCGAACTCCCCCCGGTCCACTACATGGCCGCCGCGCTGGGCGGCCCCGTCCGCGTCGCCCCCTACGCCCCCTACGGCACCGGGGAACTGGCCCGCGCCATGCTCACCGCCCTCGACGGCCGCTCCGGCTGCCTGCTGGCCAACCACGGCACGATCACCCACGGCGCCGGCCTCGACGAGGCGTACGACCGCACCGCCCAGCTCGAGTGGATGTGCCGCCTGTGGCTCACGGCCTCCGCCGTCCCGGGCCGCACCCCCGCCCTCCTGACGGAGCCCCAGCTCGCCGACGCCGCGAGACGGCTGCGGGGGTACGGCCGGCGGTGA
- a CDS encoding inorganic phosphate transporter, which produces MESFSLILAIVVVTALAFDFTNGFHDTANAMATTISTGALKPKVAVAMSAVLNLVGAFLSVEVANTISKGLVDETGIRPEVIFAALVGAILWNLLTWLVGLPSSSSHALMGGLIGAAVASAGVGAVHGGVLLTKVLLPAVAAPVVAGVAALVGTRLTYRLGRKADGKAAEKGYRAGQIASAGLVSLAHGTNDAQKTMGIITLALIAGGALAPASDPPLWVILSAGLAIALGTYLGGWRIIRTMGRGLTDLQPQQGFAAQTSAATVILASSHLGFSLSTTHSVSGAVMGSGLGRKGGVVRWSTATRMFVAWGLTLPAAAFVGALAEWVTKLGDWGTALVAVFLVVSSAAIWKISRREVIDHTNVNGDEPAAGPEPEPVGVVTAAMAAVTPPPALTDDLKATLPAPAVTAGAPDAPPTPAATPV; this is translated from the coding sequence ATGGAAAGCTTCTCGCTGATCCTCGCGATTGTGGTGGTAACCGCACTCGCGTTCGATTTCACGAACGGTTTCCACGACACCGCGAACGCGATGGCGACGACCATTTCGACCGGTGCGCTCAAGCCCAAGGTCGCGGTGGCCATGTCCGCCGTGCTGAACCTCGTGGGCGCCTTCCTCTCCGTGGAGGTCGCCAACACGATCTCCAAGGGTCTCGTCGACGAGACCGGCATCCGGCCCGAGGTCATCTTCGCCGCCCTGGTCGGCGCGATCCTCTGGAACCTGCTGACCTGGCTGGTCGGGCTCCCCTCCAGTTCCTCGCACGCCCTGATGGGCGGTCTGATCGGTGCCGCGGTCGCCTCCGCCGGCGTCGGCGCCGTCCACGGCGGGGTGCTCCTGACCAAGGTGCTGCTGCCCGCCGTCGCCGCCCCGGTCGTGGCCGGCGTCGCGGCGCTGGTCGGCACCCGGCTCACCTACCGCCTGGGCCGCAAGGCCGACGGCAAGGCCGCCGAGAAGGGCTACCGCGCCGGGCAGATCGCCTCGGCCGGCCTGGTCTCGCTGGCCCACGGCACCAACGACGCCCAGAAGACGATGGGCATCATCACCCTGGCCCTGATCGCCGGCGGCGCCCTCGCCCCCGCCTCCGACCCGCCCCTGTGGGTCATCCTCTCCGCGGGCCTGGCGATCGCGCTCGGCACCTACCTCGGTGGCTGGCGCATCATCCGCACCATGGGCCGGGGCCTCACCGACCTCCAGCCGCAGCAGGGCTTCGCCGCCCAGACCAGTGCCGCCACGGTCATCCTCGCCTCCTCGCACCTCGGCTTCTCCCTCTCCACCACGCACTCCGTCTCCGGCGCCGTGATGGGCTCGGGCCTCGGCCGCAAGGGCGGCGTGGTCCGCTGGTCGACCGCGACCCGGATGTTCGTCGCCTGGGGCCTGACGCTGCCGGCCGCCGCCTTCGTCGGCGCGCTCGCCGAGTGGGTCACCAAGCTCGGCGACTGGGGCACGGCGCTCGTCGCGGTCTTCCTGGTGGTCTCCAGCGCCGCGATCTGGAAGATCTCCCGCCGCGAGGTCATCGACCACACCAACGTCAACGGCGACGAGCCGGCCGCCGGGCCGGAGCCGGAGCCCGTCGGCGTGGTGACCGCGGCGATGGCCGCCGTGACCCCGCCGCCCGCCCTGACCGACGACCTGAAGGCCACCCTCCCGGCCCCCGCCGTGACCGCCGGTGCGCCCGACGCGCCGCCGACGCCGGCCGCCACCCCCGTCTGA
- a CDS encoding cobalamin biosynthesis protein, translating to MRAERVFAYGAAAGLLGDLLLGDPRRGHPVAAFGRAAGAVERALWRDHRGRGALHTLVCAGGAVALGAGAARAVRSRPAASVALTAAATWAVVGGTSLAREARAVGRALEAGEVDTARERLPHLCGRDPRALDADGIARAVVESVAENTSDAVVGALVWGAAAGVPGLLGFRAVNTLDAMVGHKSPRYRRYGWASARLDDLAGWPGARLTAVLATVAGPDPRGAARAWRADASRHPSPNAGPVEAAFAGALGVRLGGTLSYGGRVEHRPVLNGAGGRPAGAADIERAVRLSRRVGLLALGVCAGARLLTSAALACTRSGARPGRARPAALAGRPAKGRVS from the coding sequence ATGCGGGCCGAACGCGTCTTCGCGTACGGCGCCGCCGCCGGCCTCCTCGGTGACCTCCTCCTCGGCGATCCGCGCCGCGGACACCCCGTCGCCGCCTTCGGGCGGGCCGCGGGTGCCGTGGAACGGGCGCTGTGGCGGGACCACCGGGGCCGGGGCGCGCTGCACACCCTCGTCTGCGCCGGCGGCGCCGTGGCCCTCGGGGCCGGTGCCGCGCGGGCCGTCCGGTCCCGGCCGGCCGCCTCCGTCGCGCTGACCGCCGCCGCCACCTGGGCCGTCGTCGGCGGCACCTCGCTGGCGCGCGAGGCACGCGCCGTCGGGCGGGCGCTGGAGGCCGGGGAGGTGGACACGGCACGGGAGCGGCTGCCGCACCTGTGCGGGCGGGACCCGCGGGCCCTGGACGCCGACGGGATCGCGCGGGCCGTGGTGGAGTCCGTCGCCGAGAACACCTCGGACGCCGTGGTGGGCGCGCTGGTGTGGGGCGCCGCGGCCGGGGTGCCGGGGCTGCTCGGCTTCCGCGCGGTGAACACCCTCGACGCCATGGTCGGGCACAAGTCGCCCCGGTACCGGCGCTACGGCTGGGCCTCGGCCCGGCTCGACGACCTCGCGGGCTGGCCGGGCGCCCGGCTCACCGCCGTCCTCGCCACCGTCGCCGGCCCGGACCCCCGGGGCGCGGCGCGGGCCTGGCGGGCCGACGCCTCCCGGCACCCGAGCCCCAACGCCGGTCCCGTCGAGGCGGCCTTCGCGGGCGCCCTCGGCGTCCGGCTGGGCGGCACGCTCTCCTACGGCGGGCGCGTCGAGCACCGGCCGGTGCTCAACGGGGCCGGGGGCCGTCCGGCCGGGGCCGCCGACATCGAGCGGGCCGTCCGGCTCTCCCGGCGCGTGGGTCTGCTCGCGCTCGGCGTGTGCGCGGGCGCGCGCCTCCTCACGAGCGCCGCACTCGCCTGCACCCGGTCCGGCGCCCGCCCCGGTCGCGCCCGGCCGGCCGCCCTCGCGGGGCGGCCGGCGAAGGGACGGGTGTCGTGA
- the cobN gene encoding cobaltochelatase subunit CobN, with translation MSTVLLLSTADTDLLAARAADAAYRIGNPSRVDVAEELPALLDGADIAVVRLLGGKRAWEDGLAALRSAGVPTVLLGGESVPDAELMAESSVPAGVVAEALRYLVEGGPENLTQLARFLSDTVLLTGEGFEEPRTMPAYGVRGARPLVDGRPTVGVLFYRAHQLSGNTAFVDTLCEAIEAHGANALPVYCGSLRGADPGLYETLGRADALVATVLASGGTHASQASAGGDEDAWDIGALADLDVPVLQGLCLTTSRAAWDASDAALSPMDAAMQVAIPEFDGRLVTVPFSFKEQGPDDVPVYVADPERAGRVAGIAVRHARLRHMPNADKKVALVFTAYPTKHSRVGNAVGLDTPASAVRVLDALREAGYAVDGYPDNGDELIHRLIEAGGHDVEWLTEDQLAAAPARVPLADYRSWFATLDPGLRAAMTGAWGEPPGSLYVDGDEIVLASLRFGNVVVMIQPPRGFGENPIAIYHDPDMPPSHHYLAAYRWLENTFGADAVVHMGKHGTMEWLPGKGLGLGAGCAPDAVLGDLPLVYPFIVNDPGEGTQAKRRGHATVVDHLVPPMARADTYGDLAKLEQLLDEYALVCDLDPAKAPTVRAQIWTLVKAAELHHDLRVDDQPGDDEFDEFVMHIDGYLCEIKDVQIRDGLHILGGGPVGEPRVNLVLAVLRASQVWGGRANALPGLRAALAEHFGLVEKDLLAEPGAPVKVPAELTTLVDGPARSGADAIDLLEQVCRRFAEGLEERGWAPADCAPLVREVLGTELAEAVAVLEFACTEVVPRLARTVDEIGNVLHALDGGYVPAGPSGSPTRGLVNVLPTGRNFYSVDPKAIPSRLSWEVGQSLADSLVRRYLEDTGTYPKSVGLTVWGTSAMRTQGDDIAEILALLGCRPVWDDASRRVTGFEVVPPEELGRPRIDVTVRISGFFRDAFPHVIGLIDDAVRTVAELDEPAETNYVRAHADEDTAEHGDRRRATARVFGSKPGAYGAGLLPLIDARNWRSDADLAEVYAVWGGYAYGRGLDGRAARGDMETAFRRIAVAAKNVDTREHDLVDADDYFQYHGGMVAMVRHLTGASPEAYVGDSAVPDQVRTRTLGEETHRVFRARVVNPRWMAAMRRHGYKGAFEMAATVDYLFGYDATAGVVDDWMYEKLSAEYVFDPENRDFMRASNPWALRGITERLLEAADRGLWAEPDAQTLERLRATYLELEGDLEGDEK, from the coding sequence ATGAGCACTGTGTTGTTGTTGTCGACCGCCGACACGGACCTTCTGGCGGCCCGCGCGGCGGACGCCGCCTACCGGATCGGCAACCCCTCCCGCGTCGACGTCGCCGAGGAGCTGCCGGCCCTGCTGGACGGCGCCGACATCGCCGTGGTCCGCCTGCTGGGCGGCAAGCGGGCCTGGGAGGACGGGCTCGCCGCGCTGCGGTCCGCCGGGGTGCCGACCGTGCTGCTCGGCGGCGAGAGCGTGCCGGACGCCGAGCTGATGGCCGAGTCGTCGGTGCCGGCCGGGGTGGTGGCGGAGGCGCTGCGCTACCTCGTCGAGGGCGGCCCGGAGAACCTCACCCAGCTCGCCCGGTTCCTCTCGGACACGGTGCTGCTGACCGGCGAGGGCTTCGAGGAGCCGCGGACGATGCCCGCGTACGGGGTGCGCGGGGCACGGCCCCTCGTCGACGGCCGCCCGACGGTGGGCGTGCTCTTCTACCGCGCCCACCAGCTCAGCGGCAACACCGCCTTCGTGGACACTCTCTGCGAGGCGATTGAGGCGCACGGAGCCAACGCCCTTCCGGTGTACTGCGGTTCGCTGCGCGGCGCCGATCCGGGGCTCTACGAGACGCTGGGCCGGGCCGACGCCCTGGTCGCCACCGTCCTCGCCTCCGGCGGCACCCACGCCTCGCAGGCGTCGGCCGGCGGCGACGAGGACGCCTGGGACATCGGGGCGCTGGCCGACCTCGACGTGCCCGTGCTCCAGGGACTCTGCCTCACCACCTCACGGGCCGCCTGGGACGCCTCCGACGCCGCCCTGTCCCCGATGGACGCGGCGATGCAGGTCGCCATCCCCGAGTTCGACGGCCGCCTCGTCACGGTGCCGTTCTCCTTCAAGGAACAGGGCCCGGACGACGTGCCGGTCTACGTCGCCGACCCGGAGCGGGCCGGGCGGGTGGCGGGCATCGCCGTACGGCACGCCCGGCTGCGGCACATGCCGAACGCGGACAAGAAGGTCGCGCTGGTCTTCACCGCCTACCCGACCAAGCACTCCCGGGTCGGCAACGCGGTCGGCCTGGACACCCCCGCCTCGGCGGTGCGGGTGCTGGACGCGCTGCGGGAGGCCGGGTACGCCGTCGACGGGTACCCCGACAACGGGGACGAGCTGATCCACCGGCTGATCGAGGCGGGCGGCCACGACGTGGAGTGGCTGACGGAGGACCAGCTCGCCGCCGCGCCCGCGCGGGTGCCGCTGGCCGACTACCGCTCCTGGTTCGCCACGCTGGACCCGGGGCTGCGGGCGGCGATGACCGGGGCGTGGGGCGAGCCGCCGGGCTCGCTGTACGTCGACGGCGACGAGATCGTGCTCGCCTCGCTGCGCTTCGGGAACGTCGTCGTGATGATCCAGCCGCCGCGCGGCTTCGGGGAGAACCCGATCGCCATCTACCACGATCCGGACATGCCGCCCTCGCACCACTACCTGGCGGCCTACCGGTGGCTGGAGAACACCTTCGGCGCCGACGCCGTCGTCCACATGGGCAAGCACGGCACGATGGAGTGGCTGCCCGGCAAGGGGCTCGGGCTGGGCGCCGGCTGCGCGCCCGACGCGGTCCTCGGCGACCTGCCGCTCGTCTACCCGTTCATCGTCAACGACCCCGGCGAGGGCACCCAGGCCAAGCGGCGCGGCCACGCCACCGTCGTCGACCACCTGGTGCCGCCGATGGCCCGCGCCGACACCTACGGCGACCTGGCCAAACTGGAGCAGCTGCTCGACGAGTACGCGCTCGTCTGCGACCTGGACCCGGCGAAGGCGCCGACGGTGCGGGCGCAGATCTGGACCCTGGTCAAGGCGGCCGAACTCCACCACGACCTGCGCGTGGACGACCAGCCGGGCGACGACGAGTTCGACGAGTTCGTCATGCACATCGACGGCTACCTCTGCGAGATCAAGGACGTGCAGATCCGCGACGGACTGCACATCCTGGGCGGCGGCCCGGTCGGCGAGCCGCGGGTCAACCTCGTGCTCGCGGTGCTGCGCGCCTCCCAGGTGTGGGGCGGGCGGGCGAACGCCCTGCCGGGTCTGCGGGCCGCCCTGGCCGAGCACTTCGGGCTGGTGGAGAAGGACCTCCTGGCCGAGCCGGGCGCCCCGGTGAAGGTGCCGGCGGAGCTGACCACCCTGGTGGACGGCCCGGCCCGGTCGGGCGCCGACGCGATCGACCTGCTGGAGCAGGTGTGCCGGCGCTTCGCCGAGGGCCTGGAGGAGCGCGGCTGGGCTCCCGCCGACTGCGCGCCCCTGGTGCGCGAGGTGCTGGGCACCGAACTCGCCGAGGCGGTCGCGGTGCTGGAGTTCGCCTGCACCGAAGTCGTGCCCCGGCTGGCCCGTACCGTCGACGAGATCGGCAACGTCCTGCACGCCCTGGACGGCGGCTACGTCCCCGCCGGGCCGTCCGGCTCCCCCACCCGGGGGCTGGTCAACGTGCTGCCGACCGGGCGGAACTTCTACTCGGTCGACCCCAAGGCGATCCCGTCCCGGCTGAGCTGGGAGGTCGGCCAGTCCCTCGCCGACTCCCTGGTGCGGCGCTACCTGGAGGACACCGGCACGTACCCGAAGTCGGTCGGCCTCACCGTGTGGGGCACCTCCGCGATGCGCACCCAGGGCGACGACATCGCCGAGATCCTGGCGCTGCTCGGCTGCCGCCCGGTGTGGGACGACGCCTCGCGCCGGGTCACCGGCTTCGAGGTGGTGCCGCCCGAGGAGCTGGGCCGGCCGCGCATCGACGTGACGGTGCGCATCTCGGGCTTCTTCCGGGACGCCTTCCCCCACGTCATCGGGCTGATCGACGACGCGGTGCGGACGGTGGCCGAGCTGGACGAGCCGGCCGAGACCAACTACGTACGGGCGCACGCCGACGAGGACACCGCCGAGCACGGGGACCGGCGCCGGGCCACGGCCCGCGTCTTCGGCTCCAAGCCCGGCGCGTACGGGGCGGGTCTGCTGCCTCTGATCGACGCCCGGAACTGGCGCTCCGACGCGGACCTCGCCGAGGTGTACGCGGTCTGGGGCGGTTACGCCTACGGGCGCGGGCTGGACGGGCGCGCGGCGCGCGGCGACATGGAGACGGCGTTCCGGCGGATCGCGGTGGCGGCGAAGAACGTCGACACGCGCGAGCACGACCTCGTCGACGCCGACGACTACTTCCAGTACCACGGCGGCATGGTCGCCATGGTGCGGCACCTGACGGGCGCCTCCCCCGAGGCGTACGTGGGCGACAGCGCCGTACCGGACCAGGTGCGGACGCGCACGCTCGGCGAGGAGACGCACCGCGTCTTCCGCGCCCGGGTGGTCAACCCGCGCTGGATGGCGGCGATGCGCCGCCACGGCTACAAGGGCGCCTTCGAGATGGCGGCCACCGTGGACTACCTCTTCGGCTACGACGCCACGGCGGGCGTGGTCGACGACTGGATGTACGAGAAGCTCAGCGCCGAGTACGTCTTCGACCCCGAGAACCGGGACTTCATGCGCGCGTCCAACCCGTGGGCGCTGCGGGGCATCACCGAACGCCTGCTGGAGGCGGCGGACCGCGGCCTGTGGGCGGAACCGGACGCGCAGACGCTGGAGCGGCTGCGCGCCACCTATCTGGAGCTGGAAGGCGACTTGGAGGGCGACGAGAAGTGA
- a CDS encoding VOC family protein yields the protein MAGTDGNRPSVFPTLLYADAKAAIRQLTLAFGFTELAVYEGEDGTVAHAELAQGQGAVMLGSKGTGSRFDEAMRDAGPAGVYIAVDDVDAHHRRAVEHGAEILMPPTDQEYGSRDYMARDLEGNVWSFGTYSPGLPG from the coding sequence ATGGCAGGCACGGACGGCAACCGCCCCAGCGTCTTCCCGACACTGCTGTACGCGGACGCCAAGGCGGCGATCCGGCAGCTCACCCTGGCCTTCGGATTCACCGAACTGGCCGTGTACGAGGGGGAGGACGGCACGGTGGCCCACGCCGAGCTGGCGCAGGGCCAAGGCGCGGTGATGCTCGGCTCGAAGGGCACGGGGAGCCGGTTCGACGAGGCGATGCGCGACGCGGGCCCGGCGGGGGTGTACATCGCGGTGGACGACGTCGACGCGCACCACCGGCGGGCCGTCGAGCACGGCGCGGAGATCCTGATGCCGCCCACCGACCAGGAGTACGGCTCGCGGGACTACATGGCCCGCGATCTGGAGGGCAACGTGTGGAGCTTCGGCACCTACTCCCCCGGGCTTCCCGGCTGA
- a CDS encoding alpha/beta fold hydrolase has translation MRTVTATAAALTAALAAGAASVAAGRFASDAALKASPGRPLPTEPRLTVHGTAAGQITLTRDLAALRPGRYGLAGDGTHAVVGGVLSGTRHGADTVVRRLEGVTHGTLAAGDHVWLTPNLHVGTPRTALGLDHTDVRVPGELGPLPAWFLPGARTTWLIAVHGLGTTREHALNVMAALHRRHLPVLALAYRGDVGAPRSPDGLQHFGETEWRDVDAALRYAVDHGARQVVLLGWSTGAAMALRTAALSDLRDRVAGLILDSPVLSWEATLRALAAARHTPAPLLPLAVRAAQGRAGLHADRDRHEAGLYRPAVPTLIFHGPDDRVAPWGPSRRLAETHPRMVALHTVRHAPHAAMWNAAPEPYEEAVRRFLTPLV, from the coding sequence ATGCGCACAGTCACAGCCACGGCCGCCGCCCTCACCGCAGCCCTGGCGGCCGGCGCAGCGAGCGTCGCCGCCGGCCGGTTCGCCAGCGACGCGGCGCTCAAGGCGTCCCCCGGCCGGCCGCTGCCCACCGAACCCCGGCTCACCGTGCACGGCACCGCCGCCGGCCAGATCACCCTCACCCGGGACCTGGCCGCGCTCCGTCCCGGCCGGTACGGACTCGCCGGCGACGGCACCCACGCGGTCGTCGGCGGCGTCCTGAGCGGGACCCGGCACGGTGCCGACACCGTCGTCCGCCGCCTCGAAGGCGTCACCCACGGCACCCTCGCCGCCGGCGACCACGTCTGGCTCACCCCCAACCTGCACGTCGGCACCCCGCGCACCGCCCTCGGCCTGGACCACACCGACGTGCGGGTGCCCGGCGAACTCGGCCCGCTGCCCGCCTGGTTCCTGCCCGGGGCCCGCACCACCTGGCTCATCGCCGTGCACGGACTCGGCACCACCCGCGAGCACGCCCTCAACGTGATGGCCGCCCTGCACCGCCGCCACCTGCCCGTGCTCGCCCTCGCCTACCGGGGCGACGTCGGGGCCCCGCGCTCCCCGGACGGGCTCCAGCACTTCGGCGAGACCGAGTGGCGCGACGTGGACGCCGCCCTCCGCTACGCCGTCGACCACGGCGCCCGCCAGGTGGTGCTGCTCGGCTGGTCCACCGGCGCCGCCATGGCCCTGCGCACCGCCGCCCTCTCCGACCTGCGCGACCGCGTCGCGGGCCTGATCCTCGACTCCCCGGTACTGAGCTGGGAGGCGACCCTGCGCGCCCTCGCCGCGGCCCGCCACACCCCCGCCCCGCTGCTGCCGCTCGCCGTGCGCGCCGCCCAGGGCCGCGCCGGGCTCCACGCCGACCGGGACCGCCACGAGGCCGGCCTGTACCGCCCCGCCGTGCCCACCCTGATCTTCCACGGCCCGGACGACCGGGTGGCCCCCTGGGGGCCCTCCCGGCGACTGGCCGAAACCCACCCCCGCATGGTCGCCCTCCACACCGTCCGGCACGCCCCCCACGCGGCCATGTGGAACGCCGCCCCCGAGCCCTACGAAGAGGCCGTGCGCCGTTTCCTCACGCCCCTGGTGTGA
- a CDS encoding cobyric acid synthase, translating into MSGGLLVAGTTSDAGKSVVTAGICRWLARQGVRVAPFKAQNMSLNSFVTREGAEIGRAQAMQAQACRVEPSALMNPVLLKPGGERSSQVVLLGKPVGEMSARGYHGGRQAALLGTVLECLAELRAGHDAVICEGAGSPAEINLRRTDIVNMGIARGAGFPVLVVGDIDRGGVFASFFGTVALLSPEDQALVAGFLVNKFRGDVSLLEPGLDMLRGLTGRRTYGVLPFRHGLGIDEEDGMSLAAPGAEGGPGTAPPHGEDVLRVAVCALPLMSNFTDVDALAAEPGVVVRFTDRPEEVADADLVVVPGTRGTVRALDWLRRRGLADALVRRHQDGRPVFGVCGGYQLLGEEIEDDVESRRGRVAGLGVLPVRVRFAREKTLARPAGTALGEPVEGYEIHHGVAEVLGGRTLVSDGRGAPLDGCRSGTTWGTHWHGALESDGFRRAFLREVAAAAGRRFVPAPGTSFAALREERLDRLGDLIERHADTDALWRLVESGTPQGLPFIPPGAPA; encoded by the coding sequence GTGAGCGGGGGGCTTCTCGTCGCCGGCACCACCTCCGACGCCGGCAAGAGCGTGGTCACCGCCGGGATCTGCCGGTGGCTGGCGCGGCAGGGGGTGCGGGTCGCGCCGTTCAAGGCGCAGAACATGTCCCTGAACTCGTTCGTCACCCGCGAGGGCGCCGAGATCGGCCGGGCCCAGGCCATGCAGGCCCAGGCGTGCCGCGTCGAGCCGAGCGCGCTGATGAACCCGGTGCTGCTCAAGCCGGGCGGCGAGCGCAGCAGCCAGGTCGTGCTGCTCGGCAAACCGGTCGGCGAGATGAGCGCCCGCGGCTACCACGGCGGACGGCAGGCGGCCCTGCTCGGCACGGTGCTGGAGTGCCTGGCCGAACTGCGCGCCGGCCACGACGCGGTGATCTGCGAGGGCGCGGGCAGCCCCGCCGAGATCAACCTGCGCCGTACCGACATCGTCAACATGGGCATCGCCCGGGGCGCCGGCTTCCCCGTCCTCGTCGTCGGCGACATCGACCGGGGCGGCGTCTTCGCCTCCTTCTTCGGCACGGTGGCGCTGCTCTCCCCCGAGGACCAGGCGCTGGTGGCCGGGTTCCTCGTCAACAAGTTCCGCGGCGACGTGAGCCTGCTGGAACCCGGCCTGGACATGCTGCGCGGCCTCACCGGGCGGCGCACGTACGGCGTGCTGCCCTTCCGGCACGGGCTCGGCATCGACGAGGAGGACGGCATGAGCCTCGCCGCGCCCGGCGCGGAAGGGGGGCCGGGTACCGCGCCGCCGCACGGCGAGGACGTGCTGCGCGTCGCGGTGTGCGCGCTGCCGCTGATGTCCAACTTCACGGACGTGGACGCCCTCGCCGCCGAGCCGGGCGTCGTGGTCCGCTTCACCGACCGGCCCGAGGAGGTGGCCGACGCCGACCTCGTCGTCGTCCCCGGCACCCGGGGCACCGTCCGCGCCCTGGACTGGCTGCGCCGGCGCGGACTCGCCGACGCCCTGGTGCGCCGGCACCAAGACGGCCGGCCGGTGTTCGGCGTGTGCGGCGGCTACCAGCTCCTCGGCGAGGAGATCGAGGACGACGTGGAGAGCCGCCGGGGGCGGGTCGCGGGGCTCGGCGTGCTGCCGGTACGGGTGCGGTTCGCCCGCGAGAAGACCCTCGCCCGCCCGGCGGGCACCGCGCTCGGCGAGCCCGTCGAGGGCTACGAGATCCACCACGGCGTCGCCGAGGTACTCGGCGGGCGGACCCTCGTCTCCGACGGCCGCGGCGCTCCCCTGGACGGCTGCCGCTCGGGGACGACCTGGGGCACCCACTGGCACGGCGCGCTGGAGTCGGACGGCTTCCGGCGGGCCTTCCTGCGCGAGGTGGCCGCCGCCGCGGGCCGCCGTTTCGTACCCGCCCCCGGCACCTCCTTCGCCGCGCTGCGCGAGGAACGGCTCGACCGCCTCGGCGACCTGATCGAACGGCACGCGGACACCGACGCGCTGTGGCGGCTCGTCGAGTCCGGCACACCGCAAGGACTTCCCTTCATCCCCCCGGGAGCGCCCGCATGA